GATCGTGGTGACGATCCGGGTCATCACCTCGACGTCGCCGTAGCCGTCCTTGAGGCCTGCGACCGAGGGGATCTCGAGCAACGAGGCCGCGGTCGGCGCGGTGTACACGCCGGTGCCGCGGTGGTAGACGATCACCGGCACGGACGAGTCGCCGACGGCGTACCGGACGAAGTCGACCAGGCCCGAGGACGGCCCGGTGACGAGGTACGGCGGCAGCAGCAGGACACCGTCGGCGCCGCCGGCCTCGGCCAGGGCGATGCCCGCCCTGGCCGACGCGGCCCCGCCGCCGGCACCCACCCAGACCGGCACCCGGCCGGCGGCCACCTCGCGGGACTTCGCGAGCACCGCCGCGTGCTCGTCCGGCGAGAGCGAGCTGAACTCGCCCGTGCCGCACGCGACGAACAGCGCGCCCGCGCCCGCCGCGATGTGGCTCTCCACGTTCTCCGCGAGCGCATCGAGGTTGACCTCGAGGTCCTCGGTGAACGGGGTGAGGGGGAACGCCAGCAGGCCGTCCAGCTCGATCTCGGTCTGTGCCATCAGTTCTCTGCTCTCTCGTCCTTAATCGGGTTCGGCCGGGTGTGGCCAACGTCAGGCGGGCACGGTCGTGCCTTCCTTCGTGCGGTCGACGTCGTCGTCGGTGTTCACGGTGTCGACGATCTCATCGGCGACCGCGCTGCGCTCGGGCGCGATCAGCCCGAGGCCGACGTAGAGGGCGAGCGAGACCAGGATCGGCGTCGCGATGAGCACCGTCTGGTTCGCGCTGAAGACGTAGTAGCAGAGCCCGTAGGCGATCAGGCCGCCCGCCCACGAGACCAGCGCCGCGCGCGGGCCGCACTTGCGGAACCACGGCAGCATGCCCAGCAGCAGCGGGATCGAGATCGGGCCCATCAGCGCGGCGACCCAGTTGACGACGATCTGCAGCACGCCGCCGAGGTTCTGCGCCTGCGTGGCCACGAGCATGGTCAGCGCGACGAAGATCACCGTGGTGATCCGCGCCGCCTTGAGGCCCTGGACGTCGGTCCACTGCCGGGTGCGGCGGACCATCGCCGGGATCATGTCGCGGGTGATCACCGCGGAGATCGCGTTGGCGTCGGAGGAGACCATCGCCATGGTGTGCGAGAAGATCCCGGCCAGCACCAGGCCGACCAGGCCCGGCGGCAGGAACGTCGTCGTCATGATGGCGTAGGACTGCGTCGGGTCCTTGATACCGGGGATGAGCAGCGGCGCCGCGAACATCGGGAACATCAGCACCAGCGGCCACAAGAGGTACAGCGCGGACGAAAGCCGCGCGCCGCGCCGGGCCTCGTGGGTGTTCGGCGCCGCCATGTAGCGCTGCGCCAGGTTCCACATGCCTCCGTTGTACTCCAGCGTCTTCACGAGCACGTAAACGAGCAAGAAGATGGTGGTGTACTTGGACGTCACCGGGTCGGTGTGGTTCTCGGGCAGCTTGTCCCACATCGTCCAGAGCGCGGAGATCCCGCCCAGCTTGCCCAGCACCACCACGATCATCACGATCGCGGCGATGCCCTGGATGACGAACTGGCCGAAGTCGGTGAGCGCGTCGGCCCACAGACCGCCGATGGTGCAGTAGACGAGGGTGACGGCGCCGGTGATCAGGATGCCGAGGTTGTAGTCCAGCCCGGCGAAGACGTGCAGCAGCGTCGCGACGGCGAACCACTTGGCCGCGATGTCGAAGATCTTCAGTAGGCTGCCGCTCCAGGCGAGCGCCTGCTGCGTCGGCACGTTGTACCGCTTCGCCAGGTATTCCAGCGGAGA
This genomic window from Amycolatopsis mongoliensis contains:
- a CDS encoding 5-dehydro-4-deoxyglucarate dehydratase, giving the protein MAQTEIELDGLLAFPLTPFTEDLEVNLDALAENVESHIAAGAGALFVACGTGEFSSLSPDEHAAVLAKSREVAAGRVPVWVGAGGGAASARAGIALAEAGGADGVLLLPPYLVTGPSSGLVDFVRYAVGDSSVPVIVYHRGTGVYTAPTAASLLEIPSVAGLKDGYGDVEVMTRIVTTIRSLDTERARNFLFFNGLPTAEVSAKAYASIGVARYSSAVHCFAPEIAHRFHRALGEGDTRVMDALLTGFYLPLVALRDETPGFAVSLVKAAARLRGDKVGPVRPPLVEPTPEQIHRLEKIVEDGFVTLKALG
- a CDS encoding sodium:solute symporter family protein, producing the protein MHALDWTMVCAYFALMIVIGWWSHKRVSDVKDFFTAGGKMPWWLAGISHHMSGYSAVLFVAYAGVAYTSGVTVYFWGFASIGIGVGIGSWLFAARWNRLRSKLGVASPLEYLAKRYNVPTQQALAWSGSLLKIFDIAAKWFAVATLLHVFAGLDYNLGILITGAVTLVYCTIGGLWADALTDFGQFVIQGIAAIVMIVVVLGKLGGISALWTMWDKLPENHTDPVTSKYTTIFLLVYVLVKTLEYNGGMWNLAQRYMAAPNTHEARRGARLSSALYLLWPLVLMFPMFAAPLLIPGIKDPTQSYAIMTTTFLPPGLVGLVLAGIFSHTMAMVSSDANAISAVITRDMIPAMVRRTRQWTDVQGLKAARITTVIFVALTMLVATQAQNLGGVLQIVVNWVAALMGPISIPLLLGMLPWFRKCGPRAALVSWAGGLIAYGLCYYVFSANQTVLIATPILVSLALYVGLGLIAPERSAVADEIVDTVNTDDDVDRTKEGTTVPA